In the genome of Desulfovermiculus halophilus DSM 18834, the window GACATCAATTGACTTTTTGCAGTTCCGTCCTCTTGTCATTCTGAAAGAGCATAGCGACTGAAGAATCGATCCCTGTTTCAAGGAAAACCCGGCGGGGCAACTTGCGTACCGAACATTGATCATTTCTGGACCCGCTGTCGCAGTCTCTGGAACCCGCCTGCGCGGGAAAGTCGGAAAAACCCCAATTTTCGATGTAGGGTCAGCTTCTGAACGGATATAGCTTCATGCGTCAATTAAAGAACATTCATGGCGGCCACACAGGCCTGACCCTGATGGAGCTGATGGTGGTCATCGCCATCCTGGCCATCATGGCCGGCATGAGTATGTCCGCTTTAAGCGAGTATATCCCGGATTATAGGCTGAATGCTGCAGTGAGAACTCTGGTGGCTGATTTGCACAAGGCAAAGACCGAGGCTATAAAAGTCAACAAGTATGTGACAGTTGTGTTTGATACAGACGAATCTTCCCCTTCAGGTGGTATTGGATCTTATGTTGCCTTCATTGATAATGGGGCTGGTGGTGGTAACAGTGATAACCATGAACAAGACGGGGATGAATTAATTCTGATGAAAAATTATATACCAAAGAATGTAGTCATGTCTTCAGAAACATCATATAATTATGTCATATTCGATCAATATGGATTACCTAATACCCAAGGCAATATTATATTAAGAAATATTGAAAATGAAAAGATAAAAATAACAATTAATGAAACTGGATATATAGATATTAAAAATAAATATGAATAAAAATCAGAATTATATATCTATTTGGTTCCGAGGTGGATTCACTATTGTTGAGCTGCTTGTTACACTTGTGATCTCGGGAATAGTTTT includes:
- a CDS encoding GspH/FimT family pseudopilin, whose amino-acid sequence is MRQLKNIHGGHTGLTLMELMVVIAILAIMAGMSMSALSEYIPDYRLNAAVRTLVADLHKAKTEAIKVNKYVTVVFDTDESSPSGGIGSYVAFIDNGAGGGNSDNHEQDGDELILMKNYIPKNVVMSSETSYNYVIFDQYGLPNTQGNIILRNIENEKIKITINETGYIDIKNKYE